A window from Sus scrofa isolate TJ Tabasco breed Duroc chromosome 2, Sscrofa11.1, whole genome shotgun sequence encodes these proteins:
- the HNRNPH1 gene encoding heterogeneous nuclear ribonucleoprotein H isoform X2: MYSGNEKVWSWENNCFITARDTLGVSNTLVILGFANDLLCSGGVNGHLICITQRWFLVLNSVLTVVFFPDCKIQNGAQGIRFIYTREGRPSGEAFVELESEDEVKLALKKDRETMGHRYVEVFKSNNVEMDWVLKHTGPNSPDTANDGFVRLRGLPFGCSKEEIVQFFSGLEIVPNGITLPVDFQGRSTGEAFVQFASQEIAEKALKKHKERIGHRYIEIFKSSRAEVRTHYDPPRKLMAMQRPGPYDRPGAGRGYNSIGRGAGFERMRRGAYGGGYGGYDDYNGYNDGYGFGSDRFGRDLNYCFSGMSDHRYGDGGSTFQSTTGHCVHMRGLPYRATENDIYNFFSPLNPVRVHIEIGPDGRVTGEADVEFATHEDAVAAMSKDKANMQHRYVELFLNSTAGASGGAYGSQMLGGMGLSNQSSYGGPASQQLSGGYGGGYGGQSSMSGYGSQGAVNSSYYSSGSRASMGVNGMGGMSSMSSMSGGWGM; the protein is encoded by the exons ATGTATTCAGGTAATGAGAAAGTTTGGTCATGGGAGAATAATTGCTTCATTACTGCTAGAGACACCCTGGGAGTTAGTAATACCTTGGTCATTCTGGGCTTTGCAAATGATCTGCTTTGTAGTGGGGGTGTGAATGGGCATCTCATCTGTATCACCCAGCGGtggtttttagttttaaattctgTATTAACGGTTGTTTTCTTTCCAGACTGCAAAATTCAAAATGGGGCTCAAGGTATTCGTTTCATCTACACCAGAGAAGGCAGACCGAGTGGCGAGGCTTTTGTTGAACTTGAATCAGAAGATGAAGTCAAattggccctgaaaaaagacagagaaactaTGGGACACAGATATGTTGAAG TATTCAAGTCAAACAACGTTGAAATGGATTGGGTGTTGAAGCATACTGGTCCAAATAGTCCTGACACGGCCAATGATGGCTTTGTACGGCTTAGAGGACTCCCCTTTGGATGTAGCAAGGAAGAAATTGTTCAGTTCTTCTCAG GGTTGGAAATCGTGCCAAATGGGATAACATTGCCGGTGGACTTCCAGGGGAGGAGTACGGGGGAGGCCTTCGTGCAGTTTGCTTCACAGGAAATAGCTGAAAAGGCTCTAAAGAAACACAAGGAAAGAATAGGGCACAG GTATATCGAAATCTTTAAGAGCAGTCGTGCTGAAGTTAGAACTCACTATGATCCTCCACGAAAACTTATGGCCATGCAGCGACCAGGTCCCTATGACAGACCTGGGGCTGGCAGAGGGTATAACAGCATTGGCAGGGGAGCTGGCTTTGAAAGGATGAGGCGTGGTGCTTATGGTGGAG GCTATGGAGGCTATGATGATTATAATGGCTATAATGATGGCTATGGATTTGGATCAGATAGATTTGGAAGAG ACCTCAATTACTGTTTTTCAGGAATGTCAGATCACAGATACGGGGATGGTGGCTCTACTTTCCAGAGCACAACAGGACACTGTGTACACATGCGGGGATTACCTTACAGAGCTACTGAGAATGACATTTATAAT tttttttcacCACTCAACCCTGTGAGAGTACATATTGAAATTGGTCCTGATGGCAGAGTAACTGGTGAAGCAGATGTGGAGTTTGCAACTCATGAAGATGCAGTGGCAGCTATGtcaaaagacaaagcaaatatGC aaCACAGATATGTAGAACTCTTCTTGAATTCTACAGCAGGAGCAAGCGGTGGTGCTTACGGTAGCCAAATGCTAGGAGGCATGGGTTTGT CAAACCAGTCCAGTTATGGTGGCCCAGCTAGCCAGCAGCTGAGTGGTGGTTATGGAGGCGGTTATGGTGGCCAGAGCAGCATGAGTGGATATG GCAGCCAAGGAGCAGTGAACAGCAGCTACTACAGTAGTGGAAGCCGAGCATCTATGGGAGTGAACGGAATGGGAGGGATGTCTAGCATGTCCAGTATGAGTGGTGGATGGGGAATGTAA
- the HNRNPH1 gene encoding heterogeneous nuclear ribonucleoprotein H isoform X5, which produces MYSGNEKVWSWENNCFITARDTLGVSNTLVILGFANDLLCSGGVNGHLICITQRWFLVLNSVLTVVFFPDCKIQNGAQGIRFIYTREGRPSGEAFVELESEDEVKLALKKDRETMGHRYVEVFKSNNVEMDWVLKHTGPNSPDTANDGFVRLRGLPFGCSKEEIVQFFSGLEIVPNGITLPVDFQGRSTGEAFVQFASQEIAEKALKKHKERIGHRYIEIFKSSRAEVRTHYDPPRKLMAMQRPGPYDRPGAGRGYNSIGRGAGFERMRRGAYGGGYGGYDDYNGYNDGYGFGSDRFGRDLNYCFSGMSDHRYGDGGSTFQSTTGHCVHMRGLPYRATENDIYNFFSPLNPVRVHIEIGPDGRVTGEADVEFATHEDAVAAMSKDKANMQHRYVELFLNSTAGASGGAYGSQMLGGMGLSNQSSYGGPASQQLSGGYGGGYGGQSSMSGYDQVLQENSSDFQSNIA; this is translated from the exons ATGTATTCAGGTAATGAGAAAGTTTGGTCATGGGAGAATAATTGCTTCATTACTGCTAGAGACACCCTGGGAGTTAGTAATACCTTGGTCATTCTGGGCTTTGCAAATGATCTGCTTTGTAGTGGGGGTGTGAATGGGCATCTCATCTGTATCACCCAGCGGtggtttttagttttaaattctgTATTAACGGTTGTTTTCTTTCCAGACTGCAAAATTCAAAATGGGGCTCAAGGTATTCGTTTCATCTACACCAGAGAAGGCAGACCGAGTGGCGAGGCTTTTGTTGAACTTGAATCAGAAGATGAAGTCAAattggccctgaaaaaagacagagaaactaTGGGACACAGATATGTTGAAG TATTCAAGTCAAACAACGTTGAAATGGATTGGGTGTTGAAGCATACTGGTCCAAATAGTCCTGACACGGCCAATGATGGCTTTGTACGGCTTAGAGGACTCCCCTTTGGATGTAGCAAGGAAGAAATTGTTCAGTTCTTCTCAG GGTTGGAAATCGTGCCAAATGGGATAACATTGCCGGTGGACTTCCAGGGGAGGAGTACGGGGGAGGCCTTCGTGCAGTTTGCTTCACAGGAAATAGCTGAAAAGGCTCTAAAGAAACACAAGGAAAGAATAGGGCACAG GTATATCGAAATCTTTAAGAGCAGTCGTGCTGAAGTTAGAACTCACTATGATCCTCCACGAAAACTTATGGCCATGCAGCGACCAGGTCCCTATGACAGACCTGGGGCTGGCAGAGGGTATAACAGCATTGGCAGGGGAGCTGGCTTTGAAAGGATGAGGCGTGGTGCTTATGGTGGAG GCTATGGAGGCTATGATGATTATAATGGCTATAATGATGGCTATGGATTTGGATCAGATAGATTTGGAAGAG ACCTCAATTACTGTTTTTCAGGAATGTCAGATCACAGATACGGGGATGGTGGCTCTACTTTCCAGAGCACAACAGGACACTGTGTACACATGCGGGGATTACCTTACAGAGCTACTGAGAATGACATTTATAAT tttttttcacCACTCAACCCTGTGAGAGTACATATTGAAATTGGTCCTGATGGCAGAGTAACTGGTGAAGCAGATGTGGAGTTTGCAACTCATGAAGATGCAGTGGCAGCTATGtcaaaagacaaagcaaatatGC aaCACAGATATGTAGAACTCTTCTTGAATTCTACAGCAGGAGCAAGCGGTGGTGCTTACGGTAGCCAAATGCTAGGAGGCATGGGTTTGT CAAACCAGTCCAGTTATGGTGGCCCAGCTAGCCAGCAGCTGAGTGGTGGTTATGGAGGCGGTTATGGTGGCCAGAGCAGCATGAGTGGATATG ACCAAGTTTTACAGGAAAACTCCAGTGATTTTCAATCAAACATTGCATAG
- the HNRNPH1 gene encoding heterogeneous nuclear ribonucleoprotein H isoform X3 — MYSGNEKVWSWENNCFITARDTLGVSNTLVILGFANDLLCSGGVNGHLICITQRWFLVLNSVLTVVFFPDCKIQNGAQGIRFIYTREGRPSGEAFVELESEDEVKLALKKDRETMGHRYVEVFKSNNVEMDWVLKHTGPNSPDTANDGFVRLRGLPFGCSKEEIVQFFSGLEIVPNGITLPVDFQGRSTGEAFVQFASQEIAEKALKKHKERIGHRYIEIFKSSRAEVRTHYDPPRKLMAMQRPGPYDRPGAGRGYNSIGRGAGFERMRRGAYGGGYGGYDDYNGYNDGYGFGSDRFGRDLNYCFSGMSDHRYGDGGSTFQSTTGHCVHMRGLPYRATENDIYNFFSPLNPVRVHIEIGPDGRVTGEADVEFATHEDAVAAMSKDKANMQHRYVELFLNSTAGASGGAYEHRYVELFLNSTAGASGGAYGSQMMGGMGLSNQSSYGGPASQQLSGGYGGGYGGQSSMSGYDQVLQENSSDFQSNIA, encoded by the exons ATGTATTCAGGTAATGAGAAAGTTTGGTCATGGGAGAATAATTGCTTCATTACTGCTAGAGACACCCTGGGAGTTAGTAATACCTTGGTCATTCTGGGCTTTGCAAATGATCTGCTTTGTAGTGGGGGTGTGAATGGGCATCTCATCTGTATCACCCAGCGGtggtttttagttttaaattctgTATTAACGGTTGTTTTCTTTCCAGACTGCAAAATTCAAAATGGGGCTCAAGGTATTCGTTTCATCTACACCAGAGAAGGCAGACCGAGTGGCGAGGCTTTTGTTGAACTTGAATCAGAAGATGAAGTCAAattggccctgaaaaaagacagagaaactaTGGGACACAGATATGTTGAAG TATTCAAGTCAAACAACGTTGAAATGGATTGGGTGTTGAAGCATACTGGTCCAAATAGTCCTGACACGGCCAATGATGGCTTTGTACGGCTTAGAGGACTCCCCTTTGGATGTAGCAAGGAAGAAATTGTTCAGTTCTTCTCAG GGTTGGAAATCGTGCCAAATGGGATAACATTGCCGGTGGACTTCCAGGGGAGGAGTACGGGGGAGGCCTTCGTGCAGTTTGCTTCACAGGAAATAGCTGAAAAGGCTCTAAAGAAACACAAGGAAAGAATAGGGCACAG GTATATCGAAATCTTTAAGAGCAGTCGTGCTGAAGTTAGAACTCACTATGATCCTCCACGAAAACTTATGGCCATGCAGCGACCAGGTCCCTATGACAGACCTGGGGCTGGCAGAGGGTATAACAGCATTGGCAGGGGAGCTGGCTTTGAAAGGATGAGGCGTGGTGCTTATGGTGGAG GCTATGGAGGCTATGATGATTATAATGGCTATAATGATGGCTATGGATTTGGATCAGATAGATTTGGAAGAG ACCTCAATTACTGTTTTTCAGGAATGTCAGATCACAGATACGGGGATGGTGGCTCTACTTTCCAGAGCACAACAGGACACTGTGTACACATGCGGGGATTACCTTACAGAGCTACTGAGAATGACATTTATAAT tttttttcacCACTCAACCCTGTGAGAGTACATATTGAAATTGGTCCTGATGGCAGAGTAACTGGTGAAGCAGATGTGGAGTTTGCAACTCATGAAGATGCAGTGGCAGCTATGtcaaaagacaaagcaaatatGC aaCACAGATATGTAGAACTCTTCTTGAATTCTACAGCAGGAGCAAGCGGTGGTGCTTACG AACACAGATATGTAGAACTCTTCTTGAATTCTACAGCAGGAGCAAGCGGTGGTGCTTATGGTAGCCAAATGATGGGAGGCATGGGCTTGT CAAACCAGTCCAGTTATGGTGGCCCAGCTAGCCAGCAGCTGAGTGGTGGTTATGGAGGCGGTTATGGTGGCCAGAGCAGCATGAGTGGATATG ACCAAGTTTTACAGGAAAACTCCAGTGATTTTCAATCAAACATTGCATAG
- the HNRNPH1 gene encoding heterogeneous nuclear ribonucleoprotein H isoform X8 encodes MMLGTEGGEGFVVKVRGLPWSCSADEVQRFFSDCKIQNGAQGIRFIYTREGRPSGEAFVELESEDEVKLALKKDRETMGHRYVEVFKSNNVEMDWVLKHTGPNSPDTANDGFVRLRGLPFGCSKEEIVQFFSGLEIVPNGITLPVDFQGRSTGEAFVQFASQEIAEKALKKHKERIGHRYIEIFKSSRAEVRTHYDPPRKLMAMQRPGPYDRPGAGRGYNSIGRGAGFERMRRGAYGGGYGGYDDYNGYNDGYGFGSDRFGRDLNYCFSGMSDHRYGDGGSTFQSTTGHCVHMRGLPYRATENDIYNFFSPLNPVRVHIEIGPDGRVTGEADVEFATHEDAVAAMSKDKANMQHRYVELFLNSTAGASGGAYGSQMLGGMGLSNQSSYGGPASQQLSGGYGGGYGGQSSMSGYDQVLQENSSDFQSNIA; translated from the exons ATGATGTTGGGCACCGAAGGCGGAGAGGGATTCGTGGTGAAGGTCCGGGGCTTGCCCTGGTCCTGCTCGGCGGACGAAGTGCAGCGGTTTTTTTCTG ACTGCAAAATTCAAAATGGGGCTCAAGGTATTCGTTTCATCTACACCAGAGAAGGCAGACCGAGTGGCGAGGCTTTTGTTGAACTTGAATCAGAAGATGAAGTCAAattggccctgaaaaaagacagagaaactaTGGGACACAGATATGTTGAAG TATTCAAGTCAAACAACGTTGAAATGGATTGGGTGTTGAAGCATACTGGTCCAAATAGTCCTGACACGGCCAATGATGGCTTTGTACGGCTTAGAGGACTCCCCTTTGGATGTAGCAAGGAAGAAATTGTTCAGTTCTTCTCAG GGTTGGAAATCGTGCCAAATGGGATAACATTGCCGGTGGACTTCCAGGGGAGGAGTACGGGGGAGGCCTTCGTGCAGTTTGCTTCACAGGAAATAGCTGAAAAGGCTCTAAAGAAACACAAGGAAAGAATAGGGCACAG GTATATCGAAATCTTTAAGAGCAGTCGTGCTGAAGTTAGAACTCACTATGATCCTCCACGAAAACTTATGGCCATGCAGCGACCAGGTCCCTATGACAGACCTGGGGCTGGCAGAGGGTATAACAGCATTGGCAGGGGAGCTGGCTTTGAAAGGATGAGGCGTGGTGCTTATGGTGGAG GCTATGGAGGCTATGATGATTATAATGGCTATAATGATGGCTATGGATTTGGATCAGATAGATTTGGAAGAG ACCTCAATTACTGTTTTTCAGGAATGTCAGATCACAGATACGGGGATGGTGGCTCTACTTTCCAGAGCACAACAGGACACTGTGTACACATGCGGGGATTACCTTACAGAGCTACTGAGAATGACATTTATAAT tttttttcacCACTCAACCCTGTGAGAGTACATATTGAAATTGGTCCTGATGGCAGAGTAACTGGTGAAGCAGATGTGGAGTTTGCAACTCATGAAGATGCAGTGGCAGCTATGtcaaaagacaaagcaaatatGC aaCACAGATATGTAGAACTCTTCTTGAATTCTACAGCAGGAGCAAGCGGTGGTGCTTACGGTAGCCAAATGCTAGGAGGCATGGGTTTGT CAAACCAGTCCAGTTATGGTGGCCCAGCTAGCCAGCAGCTGAGTGGTGGTTATGGAGGCGGTTATGGTGGCCAGAGCAGCATGAGTGGATATG ACCAAGTTTTACAGGAAAACTCCAGTGATTTTCAATCAAACATTGCATAG
- the HNRNPH1 gene encoding heterogeneous nuclear ribonucleoprotein H isoform X6: MMLGTEGGEGFVVKVRGLPWSCSADEVQRFFSDCKIQNGAQGIRFIYTREGRPSGEAFVELESEDEVKLALKKDRETMGHRYVEVFKSNNVEMDWVLKHTGPNSPDTANDGFVRLRGLPFGCSKEEIVQFFSGLEIVPNGITLPVDFQGRSTGEAFVQFASQEIAEKALKKHKERIGHRYIEIFKSSRAEVRTHYDPPRKLMAMQRPGPYDRPGAGRGYNSIGRGAGFERMRRGAYGGGYGGYDDYNGYNDGYGFGSDRFGRDLNYCFSGMSDHRYGDGGSTFQSTTGHCVHMRGLPYRATENDIYNFFSPLNPVRVHIEIGPDGRVTGEADVEFATHEDAVAAMSKDKANMQHRYVELFLNSTAGASGGAYGSQMLGGMGLSNQSSYGGPASQQLSGGYGGGYGGQSSMSGYGSQGAVNSSYYSSGSRASMGVNGMGGMSSMSSMSGGWGM, encoded by the exons ATGATGTTGGGCACCGAAGGCGGAGAGGGATTCGTGGTGAAGGTCCGGGGCTTGCCCTGGTCCTGCTCGGCGGACGAAGTGCAGCGGTTTTTTTCTG ACTGCAAAATTCAAAATGGGGCTCAAGGTATTCGTTTCATCTACACCAGAGAAGGCAGACCGAGTGGCGAGGCTTTTGTTGAACTTGAATCAGAAGATGAAGTCAAattggccctgaaaaaagacagagaaactaTGGGACACAGATATGTTGAAG TATTCAAGTCAAACAACGTTGAAATGGATTGGGTGTTGAAGCATACTGGTCCAAATAGTCCTGACACGGCCAATGATGGCTTTGTACGGCTTAGAGGACTCCCCTTTGGATGTAGCAAGGAAGAAATTGTTCAGTTCTTCTCAG GGTTGGAAATCGTGCCAAATGGGATAACATTGCCGGTGGACTTCCAGGGGAGGAGTACGGGGGAGGCCTTCGTGCAGTTTGCTTCACAGGAAATAGCTGAAAAGGCTCTAAAGAAACACAAGGAAAGAATAGGGCACAG GTATATCGAAATCTTTAAGAGCAGTCGTGCTGAAGTTAGAACTCACTATGATCCTCCACGAAAACTTATGGCCATGCAGCGACCAGGTCCCTATGACAGACCTGGGGCTGGCAGAGGGTATAACAGCATTGGCAGGGGAGCTGGCTTTGAAAGGATGAGGCGTGGTGCTTATGGTGGAG GCTATGGAGGCTATGATGATTATAATGGCTATAATGATGGCTATGGATTTGGATCAGATAGATTTGGAAGAG ACCTCAATTACTGTTTTTCAGGAATGTCAGATCACAGATACGGGGATGGTGGCTCTACTTTCCAGAGCACAACAGGACACTGTGTACACATGCGGGGATTACCTTACAGAGCTACTGAGAATGACATTTATAAT tttttttcacCACTCAACCCTGTGAGAGTACATATTGAAATTGGTCCTGATGGCAGAGTAACTGGTGAAGCAGATGTGGAGTTTGCAACTCATGAAGATGCAGTGGCAGCTATGtcaaaagacaaagcaaatatGC aaCACAGATATGTAGAACTCTTCTTGAATTCTACAGCAGGAGCAAGCGGTGGTGCTTACGGTAGCCAAATGCTAGGAGGCATGGGTTTGT CAAACCAGTCCAGTTATGGTGGCCCAGCTAGCCAGCAGCTGAGTGGTGGTTATGGAGGCGGTTATGGTGGCCAGAGCAGCATGAGTGGATATG GCAGCCAAGGAGCAGTGAACAGCAGCTACTACAGTAGTGGAAGCCGAGCATCTATGGGAGTGAACGGAATGGGAGGGATGTCTAGCATGTCCAGTATGAGTGGTGGATGGGGAATGTAA
- the HNRNPH1 gene encoding heterogeneous nuclear ribonucleoprotein H isoform X7 produces MMLGTEGGEGFVVKVRGLPWSCSADEVQRFFSDCKIQNGAQGIRFIYTREGRPSGEAFVELESEDEVKLALKKDRETMGHRYVEVFKSNNVEMDWVLKHTGPNSPDTANDGFVRLRGLPFGCSKEEIVQFFSGLEIVPNGITLPVDFQGRSTGEAFVQFASQEIAEKALKKHKERIGHRYIEIFKSSRAEVRTHYDPPRKLMAMQRPGPYDRPGAGRGYNSIGRGAGFERMRRGAYGGGYGGYDDYNGYNDGYGFGSDRFGRDLNYCFSGMSDHRYGDGGSTFQSTTGHCVHMRGLPYRATENDIYNFFSPLNPVRVHIEIGPDGRVTGEADVEFATHEDAVAAMSKDKANMQHRYVELFLNSTAGASGGAYEHRYVELFLNSTAGASGGAYGSQMMGGMGLSNQSSYGGPASQQLSGGYGGGYGGQSSMSGYDQVLQENSSDFQSNIA; encoded by the exons ATGATGTTGGGCACCGAAGGCGGAGAGGGATTCGTGGTGAAGGTCCGGGGCTTGCCCTGGTCCTGCTCGGCGGACGAAGTGCAGCGGTTTTTTTCTG ACTGCAAAATTCAAAATGGGGCTCAAGGTATTCGTTTCATCTACACCAGAGAAGGCAGACCGAGTGGCGAGGCTTTTGTTGAACTTGAATCAGAAGATGAAGTCAAattggccctgaaaaaagacagagaaactaTGGGACACAGATATGTTGAAG TATTCAAGTCAAACAACGTTGAAATGGATTGGGTGTTGAAGCATACTGGTCCAAATAGTCCTGACACGGCCAATGATGGCTTTGTACGGCTTAGAGGACTCCCCTTTGGATGTAGCAAGGAAGAAATTGTTCAGTTCTTCTCAG GGTTGGAAATCGTGCCAAATGGGATAACATTGCCGGTGGACTTCCAGGGGAGGAGTACGGGGGAGGCCTTCGTGCAGTTTGCTTCACAGGAAATAGCTGAAAAGGCTCTAAAGAAACACAAGGAAAGAATAGGGCACAG GTATATCGAAATCTTTAAGAGCAGTCGTGCTGAAGTTAGAACTCACTATGATCCTCCACGAAAACTTATGGCCATGCAGCGACCAGGTCCCTATGACAGACCTGGGGCTGGCAGAGGGTATAACAGCATTGGCAGGGGAGCTGGCTTTGAAAGGATGAGGCGTGGTGCTTATGGTGGAG GCTATGGAGGCTATGATGATTATAATGGCTATAATGATGGCTATGGATTTGGATCAGATAGATTTGGAAGAG ACCTCAATTACTGTTTTTCAGGAATGTCAGATCACAGATACGGGGATGGTGGCTCTACTTTCCAGAGCACAACAGGACACTGTGTACACATGCGGGGATTACCTTACAGAGCTACTGAGAATGACATTTATAAT tttttttcacCACTCAACCCTGTGAGAGTACATATTGAAATTGGTCCTGATGGCAGAGTAACTGGTGAAGCAGATGTGGAGTTTGCAACTCATGAAGATGCAGTGGCAGCTATGtcaaaagacaaagcaaatatGC aaCACAGATATGTAGAACTCTTCTTGAATTCTACAGCAGGAGCAAGCGGTGGTGCTTACG AACACAGATATGTAGAACTCTTCTTGAATTCTACAGCAGGAGCAAGCGGTGGTGCTTATGGTAGCCAAATGATGGGAGGCATGGGCTTGT CAAACCAGTCCAGTTATGGTGGCCCAGCTAGCCAGCAGCTGAGTGGTGGTTATGGAGGCGGTTATGGTGGCCAGAGCAGCATGAGTGGATATG ACCAAGTTTTACAGGAAAACTCCAGTGATTTTCAATCAAACATTGCATAG
- the HNRNPH1 gene encoding heterogeneous nuclear ribonucleoprotein H isoform X4, with amino-acid sequence MMLGTEGGEGFVVKVRGLPWSCSADEVQRFFSDCKIQNGAQGIRFIYTREGRPSGEAFVELESEDEVKLALKKDRETMGHRYVEVFKSNNVEMDWVLKHTGPNSPDTANDGFVRLRGLPFGCSKEEIVQFFSGLEIVPNGITLPVDFQGRSTGEAFVQFASQEIAEKALKKHKERIGHRYIEIFKSSRAEVRTHYDPPRKLMAMQRPGPYDRPGAGRGYNSIGRGAGFERMRRGAYGGGYGGYDDYNGYNDGYGFGSDRFGRDLNYCFSGMSDHRYGDGGSTFQSTTGHCVHMRGLPYRATENDIYNFFSPLNPVRVHIEIGPDGRVTGEADVEFATHEDAVAAMSKDKANMQHRYVELFLNSTAGASGGAYEHRYVELFLNSTAGASGGAYGSQMMGGMGLSNQSSYGGPASQQLSGGYGGGYGGQSSMSGYGSQGAVNSSYYSSGSRASMGVNGMGGMSSMSSMSGGWGM; translated from the exons ATGATGTTGGGCACCGAAGGCGGAGAGGGATTCGTGGTGAAGGTCCGGGGCTTGCCCTGGTCCTGCTCGGCGGACGAAGTGCAGCGGTTTTTTTCTG ACTGCAAAATTCAAAATGGGGCTCAAGGTATTCGTTTCATCTACACCAGAGAAGGCAGACCGAGTGGCGAGGCTTTTGTTGAACTTGAATCAGAAGATGAAGTCAAattggccctgaaaaaagacagagaaactaTGGGACACAGATATGTTGAAG TATTCAAGTCAAACAACGTTGAAATGGATTGGGTGTTGAAGCATACTGGTCCAAATAGTCCTGACACGGCCAATGATGGCTTTGTACGGCTTAGAGGACTCCCCTTTGGATGTAGCAAGGAAGAAATTGTTCAGTTCTTCTCAG GGTTGGAAATCGTGCCAAATGGGATAACATTGCCGGTGGACTTCCAGGGGAGGAGTACGGGGGAGGCCTTCGTGCAGTTTGCTTCACAGGAAATAGCTGAAAAGGCTCTAAAGAAACACAAGGAAAGAATAGGGCACAG GTATATCGAAATCTTTAAGAGCAGTCGTGCTGAAGTTAGAACTCACTATGATCCTCCACGAAAACTTATGGCCATGCAGCGACCAGGTCCCTATGACAGACCTGGGGCTGGCAGAGGGTATAACAGCATTGGCAGGGGAGCTGGCTTTGAAAGGATGAGGCGTGGTGCTTATGGTGGAG GCTATGGAGGCTATGATGATTATAATGGCTATAATGATGGCTATGGATTTGGATCAGATAGATTTGGAAGAG ACCTCAATTACTGTTTTTCAGGAATGTCAGATCACAGATACGGGGATGGTGGCTCTACTTTCCAGAGCACAACAGGACACTGTGTACACATGCGGGGATTACCTTACAGAGCTACTGAGAATGACATTTATAAT tttttttcacCACTCAACCCTGTGAGAGTACATATTGAAATTGGTCCTGATGGCAGAGTAACTGGTGAAGCAGATGTGGAGTTTGCAACTCATGAAGATGCAGTGGCAGCTATGtcaaaagacaaagcaaatatGC aaCACAGATATGTAGAACTCTTCTTGAATTCTACAGCAGGAGCAAGCGGTGGTGCTTACG AACACAGATATGTAGAACTCTTCTTGAATTCTACAGCAGGAGCAAGCGGTGGTGCTTATGGTAGCCAAATGATGGGAGGCATGGGCTTGT CAAACCAGTCCAGTTATGGTGGCCCAGCTAGCCAGCAGCTGAGTGGTGGTTATGGAGGCGGTTATGGTGGCCAGAGCAGCATGAGTGGATATG GCAGCCAAGGAGCAGTGAACAGCAGCTACTACAGTAGTGGAAGCCGAGCATCTATGGGAGTGAACGGAATGGGAGGGATGTCTAGCATGTCCAGTATGAGTGGTGGATGGGGAATGTAA